Proteins from one Cyclopterus lumpus isolate fCycLum1 chromosome 11, fCycLum1.pri, whole genome shotgun sequence genomic window:
- the lrrc3b gene encoding leucine-rich repeat-containing protein 3B: MTLLDLWLSRSIPMCLLLQSLVLMALCFPSASMCPKGCICQRDLHLHGLNVTCSQSRLKEIPPSLPVDTVLLRLDHNQIGAVPDQAFHGLRLLRELNLSYNAVETLGEGAFSGIEATLQVLDLSHNRITSVHKDAFARLKARVIVDDNPWHCDCALQQAIGGMAHNHEAAARVLCRSSELRDHESRPFLAVDTDLCNLAKRTTDYAMLVTMFGWFAMVISYVVYYVRQNQEDARRHLEYLKSLPSKPKKPDEADDISTVV; encoded by the coding sequence ATGACTCTGCTGGACTTGTGGCTGTCGCGCTCCATCCCCATGTGCCTGCTCCTCCAGAGCCTTGTCCTCATGGCCCTGTGCTTCCCCTCGGCCAGCATGTGTCCAAAGGGCTGCATCTGCCAACGCGACCTCCACCTCCACGGCCTCAACGTGACCTGCAGTCAGTCCCGCCTCAAAGAGATCCCCCCCAGCCTCCCGGTCGACACCGTCCTGCTGAGGCTGGACCACAACCAGATAGGCGCCGTGCCGGATCAAGCCTTCCACGGACTGAGGCTTTTGAGGGAACTCAACCTCTCGTACAACGCGGTGGAGACCTTAGGGGAAGGTGCCTTCAGTGGCATCGAGGCCACGTTACAGGTGCTGGACCTCTCCCACAACCGCATCACTAGCGTACACAAGGATGCCTTCGCTCGGCTCAAGGCCCGCGTCATCGTGGACGATAACCCCTGGCATTGCGACTGCGCCCTCCAGCAGGCCATCGGTGGGATGGCCCACAACCACGAGGCCGCCGCCCGGGTCCTCTGCAGGAGCTCGGAGCTCCGTGACCATGAGAGTCGACCTTTCTTGGCGGTGGATACTGACCTCTGTAACCTGGCCAAAAGGACCACAGACTACGCCATGCTGGTGACCATGTTCGGCTGGTTTGCCATGGTCATTTCCTATGTCGTGTATTACGTCCGTCAGAACCAGGAGGACGCCCGGCGCCACTTGGAGTACCTCAAGTCTCTGCCCAGCAAGCCCAAGAAACCGGACGAGGCTGACGACATCAGCACTGTTGTCTGA